The genomic stretch TATTTCATTAGAGAACAACAAACTGTATTAACTGAAAGCACAGGTATTGCGATATTAAAATCCGAGTCATAAGAAGCAAACTTTCCACATAAGTCGTCATGAAGATGCACAAAAGCTCATTTTAAGTGGCTTGCTCGAGTCACAATTAATGATTGAGAAACATAACTCTGGTGACGAAAGACGAAATGTGACCGAGTAAAAGATCACATGGCACTAACAGAAAACAAGTTCCTTTGAATGGAGTATACGTCTGTCAACCAATACCGGTGCAGCGACTCACTACATTCTGTTTTCAAACAATGATAAaagatagaaatcaaataagTCTGCAGGAGTGAGGAGACTTCAAATTGCGACCTCGCTACTCCTCTTGAGGGAGAAACTGGCATTGTTTCCTTTCCTGCACATATTGCACGGTTAAGGATAAGCATTGATTTGCAAGAATGAAGCATAACTTTTAACAAAATTTGAGGCAAACCGATGAATCATAAGTTCTGCAAATTTCTGCAAAGAAGAAAGGCTTGAATATCACAGCAAATCGTACCCGAGCCAACTTACGATCCTTGTTCATCTTCTGGGTCCTTCCTTTTTCACCTTCTGACCTAGAGATCTTCTGCACAAGCAAAATCTGACGAGTTAATGGAACACATTCTTACACACATACTGATTAATTTGCAAATAGCATAGAGCTGTCAAAATTATATAACCTATGTCCATGAGTATTGCCATCCAAAACATGAGAAAGCGAAAAATATATATCACATACAATCAGCAGTACTCTGGATTCatcacttttaacattttcatattGTGATGTATGTACAAAGAATGACATAAATAACAGTTCACAGCAGGTGCAAGTCAATCAAAGTGAAAATCATGTTATGTGATATGACACAGGTGATCAAAATTTCAGTGTCAAAATCCCCATTCCAATTATAGTATTATTGACTTCAGAACCAAAGTCAGAGATTTTTCGACATGCTGCTTCAGCAAGAAAATATCATGCTGGAACTTCTCATTTTTCCAACTACATAATGCAAGATTTTGAAAATTATATAGacatccaaataaaaaaaaaggaaaggcaaacttaagacattttaacaacactgtttataaaaatagaaaaaatatgcAGGTTTACATAATAGGAAACACAATTCACTGGAAAGAGAATCATAAGTGCTCACGAGAGCCAGCAACTCACCTTTTCTATTCTTGATAGATTTCTTGACTTATCTGGTGCAaaatcaaaaatatcatgaagCAATTCATTATCCTGCATTAACAAAAAATGTTTGAATAAAAATCAAAGACAGATAAGTTACAAATAAAACGGTTATCAACTATCTTGGAGGCTATGAGTTTAAACAGGCTAGACTTGTAACCTGGGCATGCTTCAGAAAACCTTTCCCAAGAAAACGCTTCAAAAAGTTCAGCTGTCCAGCAAGTAAACAATCAGTATCAGGAATTACATCTTTGTACTAGTAAAACTCACAACACGAGGAAAAGCAAGTACTTGTATTATTTGGGTCCATGTTGAGGCCCTGAGGAAGCTATGCTTGTTCAATATCTTCAATGATATTTCTGGACATTCACCGGTCTGCAATGAAGATACTAGTTTCAAAAAAATAGATCCGTTGATATAGTGAACTAAAGACATATTGCATCAATGCAGAGAGTGTACCTGAACATAATCTAAGATTTTCTGAAATAAGTCCCGCTGATCATTGAGATTTTTTTTGTCAGTTCCTTTACCTCCAGCTTCAACAGAGAGTTCATTTGCTTTATACAATATCTTAGCCTTCATGGATTGCATATATCCAAACACTCCACGTTTTGAATCTTCATGGTCAACTCCGTCAATTTCAACATGATCATTCTGGTCCAATATCCCTAACTCAAAGAAAATTGCTATTGCTTCCCCAGCAGCAATGCGAACAGAACGGTCATTATCTTCTAGCAGAGTGGAAAGGAACATAATTGGCCTGGACAGATTGACAAAATATGTTCTAAACTCCAACTAGTAAAAGTAAGAACAACAAACTAGAGTTCAGTTTCCACTTCCACATACTCCTTCCACTTATCAGGGTTGATTCTCCAACTGCCGATGGTTGTGAAAAGAAATGACCATGCAGATACCGCCGCTGCCAGTACGGCGGGCGGAAGTTTTTTGACTGGCGCAACCTGAACATAGAAGAAAGAAATATTGTGAATCTTTATACACAGCATACCAGATTCGTAGAATAATACTATGAATTTAGTAAAAGAATGCGTTCAACTcaaataattttcttaatcaaCAACAAGCTCACATACATTAGGACCTGATTTTGGATATATCACTTGCCACATGGTTTTCAGTGACAATTCAGTTTCAGACAAATCGTTTGCACCTATAAAAGTTACAACAGCTAGGCAATCCAATACCTACAATAGAAGATGATAGATTCAGAAAACAGGAAGTATGTTAATTAGAAAAGAACCGGAGAGACAGCTACAATTTAAAAACTTCAAACTAGATCATACAGATGATTTCTTGAGTGCATCAGACCCAGTTATAAGTGCCTGAGACAACTGTGATACTGATTCCTCCATCAACTCATGGGCATTATTTCCGGCACCAATGGTAATGGCAAGCAATCCTTCAAACAAAAACACAAGTTACATAACCAGAAGCTAGACAAATGTCAAATGCATAGTTTGTGAAGGACTAAATAGTACCAATGGCACGAGAAGCTAAACAAGCCTCCTTTGTAGAACCCCTCTTGATTGAATTAATATACTGACTTAATAATGTAATATATCTGCAACAACCGTAAGAAAGCCATAAAGATGTATTAGACAACTCAGAGGTATCAACATGCACTTCAGATAACCAATTTAAAATATTGAGTAGATGAAGTCGACATTATTATAGATCAAAGCATCACAAGTGCATTATAAGTTCAGTCCATAAAGTTCGCACCAGCTATAGAATTTGTTATGCAGATTCGAGTAATAATGGACCCAATGGcataaaaagattcatgtagccgatccaaaatagttgggactttaagGCTTTGTTGTTGTCATTATTATTGTTGCTGTATTTGAGTGATAACGGAGATAGATGAGACATGGACTTAAACTTGTAAATATCAGGTAACTAGGAACCTGATAAAGCAAGTATCCGGCCAAATAATTGTCAGCTATACTATAGTTAAATTAGCATCACAATAAAGCCTCAGAAAAAGAACTCACTTGTTTTCAACAAATATATGAAGAACATGCCCTTCAAAAGCATCGACAAGCCCAGACAAAGCCTTCTCTCTTGTTGATCCCCTTTGTCACGAAACAGGGAAGCCATATCAGTTTAACTCTACTTAGAAAATCTCAGCATTAAAGTAAAACTGCCTATCAGCATAATGAAAGTGCTACCGAGTAGAAACATAAAATACTACACAACAACTAAAATACATCTTTGAATATGTGaataaaataaattcaaaaaTGCAACTTCATTCTAGAAGCATATAAATGTTCCAGGTCCAAGCAAGAAAAAGAATTTGTAGAGGTTCCTCTCTTCAGAAACTTCACACAGCAAAAACCAAGGTAAAGTAGTTTCAACCTAATTCAAGGAATCAGACACTTCCACTTTTTCCCTAAGAATTTTGAGAGATCAATAGACTATCAGTAGAACATGTCCAGATTTTTATAAGCAGCAGAAGGTTCTTTGTAAATTTCTACATAGTCAGCAATATTGAATACAATAAATATACCAAACACGACTAGCCACTTTCCACACAATTATTCTTGATATGACATAAAGCTATTTTTTGGTTTGTGCAAACAAAGCAGCACAAAAGAGTAAATGCCAATGTTCTTAAACCATTAAAATGCATTTCATTACCATGCATTTCATTACCATCATTGTTCAGGACTCACCTTATTTTTGGATCAAAATTAATCATTCACCATAACTTCTCTAATATCTAAATCAGATCAAATagaatatttcatttttcatttgcATACCAGTAACCATTTTTTAAAAAGACAGTCACCTATAAATATTCTCTCAGAGATATATTCTAAGAGTTTGCTTGAAACCATAACCAAGTATTAATTATATGTTTTGTCAATGAACTCCAAATGCATAGGCCACCATATCAAGAATGGATGGCGGGTGGTATAGGAAACATTAGCCTAAACTGAACCGTGAACTATCAAGAAAACTTTCTCTCCTTTGATGTGCTGATAGCAAACGTAGTAACTATACAAATTACAAAAGTAATCTATATTAAAAGAACGTAGTAAAGGTTAccgtcatcaatataaatttgcaccAAGGAAATGATATTCCAACGGCGGTAAGAAATAAAaggtaaaagaagaaagaaggataACTGAAAAAAGGAAGGAAATCAAGGAAGTTGTTGACCATGGAAGACTTAATGAAAGAGAGGATATATAGGTACCGCTTTTCGTAGagagcatcaatatacttctccagcTCGAACTCCTGAGAGTTCACGTATTCGGTCTCATTACCTAGCGTTAGCTCCGACAAGCCGGTCGAAACGGAACTCACGCTGTCGGCATCACTGCTGTCAAACTGATCACCACCTGCCTTGCGCCGGTGATCTGCAAGATCAAGATCTCCATCAAAACCAAATTTGTAAATCCTCGTATAACCTATACTCGATTCAAACAATTCCTATTCGAACAAACTTCCCGATCTAAATCAGAGATTCAATCTTTTCGCATATCAACATACAACACCGAGAATGGACAGAAACGCTTACTCTTCCCCATGGCGAAAGCTCTAAAACGTCAGAATCGGGGCCTGTTAGCGACGGTTCCGAATCGAAGCGACGAGAACACCAAAACAACAGCGGGATTCGAGGGCTATAGACGTCTGGGAGGAGAGAATCGCGAGGAAGCAGCTGGAAACGATGGGATCAACTCGATCGCATAAGGGAAGAGCCATGTGACGATTGGAGCTGCCCGGAGAGGGGAGCGGAggcgaggggaggggaggggagggtagATTGGTAGGTGAGGGATCCTGTGGGGGAGGGGAAGGAACCGACGAAGAAGAAGGGGGCAAGAAAACGTGAGGCAGACAGAGTACGGGATCGATTTCGCTTGACAAGCGGTGCGCGGTGGAGTAACGAAGAAAGAAAGCCCTAATTTTTATGGTGCCCAAATTGGGGTCTTGAGGAAACTTGCGATTCAATCCACCGCGTAAGCGTCAAGAAGTCGCCCGAAGATATTGGACCTCGAAAACAAACTAAAAACGACGAGGGGTGTAAATGCATATGTTTGCATATAGTAAATACGTCAAACGTTATGAATAATCACATTAATTTAAATATAGAAAACCGAGGGTGGAAAGTGTAAAAGAACCTGACACGCGTTAGCTCAACCGTCCAGAAGATTCCTTCTCGAGGTGGAATATTCTAAGAATAAATAGTCGCCCATTGCATGAAAAAAGCCACAGAAAAAAAAgggataaaaattatttttgagtTTTTATTTCATGGCGTGCGGGGATTAAACAATAATGTGAATCATGCTATCGATAAACCATTGTAAATTATGATAAGGAGATTCATTGACTTATAATAGTGGTAATAAATTGAGTCGTATTTATCTCAAATTCTTTTAACTCCTTTCGAAAACATGAGGGAATAGATTATCGTTATTCTCGTTTATAATTTGTTTTACCAAGATCGATCACAaggataatgaaaataataaagggTCAGGAGCTCCATGTGCCCTCCTCCCTTCGTCAAGATGATGACAAGGATAAAAATGATAGTAAAGCAATAGTGATAAGAGCAATAAGTCGTAAGTGATCAATAATAAGACGAAAATAATAAGGAAACAACGTCCAAAGGTCTAAGGATAAAGATAAAGGACAAAGGCAAGGATAAAACCAtcgaaaagaaaaaaagggaaaactctaaaaaaatattttattttttcaaaaaattacccatatatatatatatatatatgggtaatttttaaaatatttttttagagtTTTCCCTTTGAGATGGGGGTTTTTCAAAAAattacccatatatatatatatatatatatatatatatatatatatatatatatatatatatatatatatatatatatatatatatatatatcggcaaATTTACGAGGATAAATCAGGAGATGAGAACGGTGGGGCTCACACCTCATTTGAGATGGGGGTTGGTCGGGTAAATTTTTGGGTAGGTTGTCTGTATTTCCAAAGAAAACCAATCAATAGTCAAATTGATGGATATAATAAGAGAAGTGTGTTCACCCACCGCCGTGCCCACCAAACCCTCCCCATCCCCTTCTTCGGATCTGTCTTCTGCATCGGTCTCTCCGCGTCTCAGATCAAGTTCgagcgagggagagagagagatggggagcGATGCGAAGGTCTACACCTTGGCCGAGGTCTCGGCGCACAACACCCCCCAGGACTGTTGGCTCGTCGTCAACGGCAAGGTCGGTATTCATCTCTCCTATTGGATCCCTTCGATCCTCCCCAGATCTGATCactttttctcctttctttttggaTCCGGTGACGTCTGGATTCGTCTGCCTGCTTGTCTGCAAAGTGTACGGCCTTCGGACCTTGGCCTTTCGGATCATGCCATCGTTTTGACTTAGAATTGCTGTGCTTATAGTTAGTCGCAGATTTAGATGTTGGGCTAATATTTGGAAACTTCGGAGAGAAGCACGCCTGGAACGATCCAGAGAAGATTGGCGATGCCCCTGCGACATGCACAATTCGACAAATTATCTGAAAAATGTTTTTCTAAAATCGTAGTAGTTTGTCCAGGTTTTCCTAAAACAACTATCGGCTATAGTCGACTTATTGTTCTACTTAAAGTTTCCAACCACCCGAATTACATGTCTCATGTCTGTCTGTGGGAACATAGGGCATGGATTTTCCTGAGTACACATTATTCACTCACTTAGGAAGCTTGCTTTCGTCTTTATTTGATGATATGTGGGAACTGGTCATGTTTATCTAACCCAGATGATAGCCAATTCTATTTATCATACTCATCCTTCCAACATATCTTTCTGCCAATACAGAGTCACGTGAATGACATAAGAAGATTGACAAATGAGATCTGgtatttttgagaaaattttcagtaTATTGACACTTATTTGACCCAAGAAGTGTGGTAGAAATGAGACCTGATCGTGGTCAATGAACCATTTAACAATAAGAAGATAAAAACTACAAAGAATGTGTGCCACGTGGTTTTGCTTTTCTCCAGTATCAGTTGCCATGGAAGTATCAGAACGCAAAGTTGTAGCACATGAACCAAATCCAGCATTGAAACAAGATTTGGGGAGAATTTTGATGCATGCATGGTCTGTGAGCTCAAAGTTTTTCccggtgatttaaaaagcgctaggcgccaaggtccaaaaacgcccgaggcgctcgcccgagcaaagcgaggcgctaaaatataaaaatatataatataattaataaatataattatttaaaattttaaataaaaatatgctattaaattaagaaaatctattaacagtattgaaaattaatcatttcaaataaacttaatattaacagtatactgtatactgagtcTGCTGATTGAGAAACAAGGAAGCggcggcgagcaacgacagcgggaaagggagcgggagcgacgagcagcgggaggcgcgagcggcgacagcgatagcgtttgcgagcagcgacagcggcagcggcgagcagcggcagcgggagctggagcgacgagcagcgggaggcacgagcggcgacagaggcagtgtttgcgagcagcgacaacggcagcgggagcaggagcgacgagcagcgggaggcgcgagcggcgacaacggcagcgtttgcgagtagcgacaacggcgagcagcgagatcgggatcgggatcgagagtggcagtggcagtgggttagggttgggtaagggttaaggttgggtaagggttatttcggtttagttggttcgattgaaccaactaaccaaccgaaccaggaccgaaccagacctaaaatcctggttcggtcgtcttggtttacccaggcgctcgcccgaagcgcccaacgcctaggctcgggcgagcgcctaggc from Musa acuminata AAA Group cultivar baxijiao chromosome BXJ1-3, Cavendish_Baxijiao_AAA, whole genome shotgun sequence encodes the following:
- the LOC103979420 gene encoding uncharacterized protein LOC103979420, encoding MGKNHRRKAGGDQFDSSDADSVSSVSTGLSELTLGNETEYVNSQEFELEKYIDALYEKRGSTREKALSGLVDAFEGHVLHIFVENKYITLLSQYINSIKRGSTKEACLASRAIGLLAITIGAGNNAHELMEESVSQLSQALITGSDALKKSSVLDCLAVVTFIGANDLSETELSLKTMWQVIYPKSGPNVAPVKKLPPAVLAAAVSAWSFLFTTIGSWRINPDKWKEPIMFLSTLLEDNDRSVRIAAGEAIAIFFELGILDQNDHVEIDGVDHEDSKRGVFGYMQSMKAKILYKANELSVEAGGKGTDKKNLNDQRDLFQKILDYVQTGECPEISLKILNKHSFLRASTWTQIIQLNFLKRFLGKGFLKHAQDNELLHDIFDFAPDKSRNLSRIEKKISRSEGEKGRTQKMNKDRKLARERKQCQFLPQEE